In Primulina huaijiensis isolate GDHJ02 chromosome 4, ASM1229523v2, whole genome shotgun sequence, a genomic segment contains:
- the LOC140974726 gene encoding putative clathrin assembly protein At1g25240: MSLWRRASGIFKDQNSLCLVSFSRRTALRNPDIESLVIKSTCHNESSFDSRNIDRVCRWIRLSPLNLKPLLWSVSNRLEKTKSWVVALKGMYLMHNVINCMAPCVKEIGRLPFDLSNFNDGHSSQAKTWYYNSFIRTYYAFLDQKSTLVFQHTEEKGYRMTMKQELVLLQKLQALFDLLMQIKPQSGAALNPLVLKAMDAIIIEVFDIYSRLCKGIAILLINIYSANKDEAIMSLKVVQKATLQGEELSLYFDFCQEIRVVNASESPLIDKVPKEGIQELENIIRGFSEKSDVDKGIPRKEDEKAIVAVTENSKVGDNDKVCVRDGFRTIITDKWVKFEEDLVHKNPFASPLYNHSNVKVNQDLPDLITF, encoded by the coding sequence ATGAGTCTGTGGAGGAGGGCTTCCGGCATATTCAAAGACCAAAACAGCCTCTGTCTCGTGAGCTTTTCTAGAAGAACCGCCCTCCGCAACCCTGATATAGAATCCCTTGTTATCAAATCCACTTGCCACAACGAATCGTCGTTCGACTCACGCAACATAGACCGCGTCTGCCGATGGATCCGCCTCTCCCCTTTGAATCTCAAGCCCCTTCTGTGGTCCGTCTCGAATCGTCTCGAAAAGACAAAAAGTTGGGTTGTGGCTCTAAAGGGAATGTACCTTATGCACAATGTGATCAATTGCATGGCTCCATGTGTCAAAGAAATAGGGAGGTTACCGTTTGATCTCTCGAATTTCAACGATGGACATTCTAGCCAGGCGAAAACATGGTATTACAATTCCTTTATACGCACTTATTATGCGTTTCTTGATCAGAAATCGACCCTTGTATTCCAGCACACCGAGGAAAAAGGATATCGTATGACGATGAAACAGGAGTTGGTTTTGTTGCAGAAGTTGCAGGCCTTGTTTGATTTATTAATGCAGATCAAGCCACAATCAGGAGCAGCCTTGAACCCTCTTGTTCTTAAGGCAATGGATGCAATAATCATCGAGGTTTTCGATATTTACAGCCGGCTTTGTAAAGGGATTGCCATTCTTCTTATTAACATTTATTCCGCAAACAAGGATGAAGCCATAATGTCTCTGAAAGTTGTGCAGAAGGCAACTCTTCAGGGAGAAGAACTCTCATTGTATTTCGACTTTTGCCAGGAAATCAGGGTCGTAAATGCATCGGAATCGCCCCTCATCGATAAAGTCCCTAAGGAGGGAATTCAAGAACTTGAGAATATAATTAGGGGGTTCTCGGAGAAAAGTGACGTTGATAAAGGGATTCCAAGAAAGGAAGACGAGAAAGCCATTGTTGCTGTTACAGAGAATTCAAAGGTTGGCGACAATGACAAGGTTTGTGTGAGGGATGGATTTCGGACAATTATCACTGATAAATGGGTGAAGTTTGAAGAAGATTTGGTGCACAAAAATCCATTTGCAAGCCCTTTATACAATCACTCAAATGTTAAAGTCAATCAAGATTTGCCAGATTTGATCACCTTCTAA